In a genomic window of Cyanobacteriota bacterium:
- a CDS encoding PKD domain-containing protein, protein MNIIYKNSFLENIFYDSASDLKIIPLETNEQISTVIIHANIDSNSDLDFQITANQISPNSKLFEFGVSVDSSLVKQYYWDFGDGLGSQEANPIGNFSSISGPVQVKLNIIDSNNLLATRTLGINVPNDPPFVEFSYSPTEPAENESINFSSSAVDNDGQIQSRSWDWGDGATNSLGTNPSHQYSQCGNYTITHTAIDDLGAQTSKTKSIFIEGPTCNKDWYLTSLDEFYANINNSDFPGYFNLLPYYFVVYNQHTDDPNVNRSEISNYEWDMDGDGDYEYSSNIYYYQERTYANPSSNIVRVKIQTTDGKISILEKSFDIDSVFNPTPSGANVSSGTGTNQIVQLDQKKATKVAIDLANNSPYNLSFGIEAAEDSQRLIKFTKKKNKTKLDIAGQNSSNFKFQIAPISKLSKQLSLDSNGNYILNLNVFGLSFNADKEQKYQLRIEAQP, encoded by the coding sequence GTGAACATTATTTACAAAAACTCTTTCCTCGAAAATATATTCTATGATTCAGCAAGTGACCTAAAAATCATTCCACTAGAAACCAATGAGCAAATTAGCACCGTGATCATACATGCAAATATCGACTCTAATAGCGATTTGGATTTTCAAATCACAGCAAACCAAATTAGTCCAAATTCAAAGCTCTTTGAATTTGGAGTTTCAGTAGATAGTTCTCTTGTTAAACAATATTACTGGGACTTTGGAGACGGTCTAGGCTCACAAGAAGCCAATCCTATTGGCAATTTCAGTTCAATCTCAGGACCTGTACAAGTTAAACTGAACATCATTGATAGTAATAATTTATTAGCAACTAGAACTCTTGGCATCAACGTTCCAAATGATCCACCCTTTGTTGAATTCTCATATTCTCCAACTGAGCCAGCTGAAAATGAGTCAATCAACTTCAGTTCAAGTGCTGTTGACAATGATGGTCAAATCCAATCACGATCTTGGGACTGGGGCGATGGGGCGACAAACAGTTTAGGCACTAACCCAAGCCATCAATATAGTCAATGTGGAAACTACACTATTACTCATACGGCTATCGATGACCTAGGAGCTCAAACAAGTAAAACTAAAAGTATCTTTATTGAAGGACCTACTTGTAATAAGGATTGGTACTTAACAAGCCTTGATGAATTCTATGCAAATATTAACAACAGTGATTTTCCCGGATATTTTAATTTATTACCATACTATTTTGTAGTCTATAATCAACACACAGATGATCCAAATGTAAACAGATCAGAAATCAGTAATTATGAATGGGACATGGATGGTGATGGCGACTATGAGTACTCTTCTAATATTTACTACTACCAAGAACGCACGTATGCAAACCCAAGTTCAAATATAGTTAGAGTAAAAATCCAAACAACTGATGGTAAAATAAGTATATTAGAAAAATCTTTTGACATAGATAGTGTTTTCAATCCGACTCCGTCTGGAGCAAATGTTAGCTCAGGTACTGGTACTAACCAGATAGTCCAGCTGGATCAGAAGAAGGCAACCAAAGTTGCAATTGACCTTGCTAATAATTCTCCATACAACCTAAGCTTCGGCATTGAAGCGGCTGAAGATTCTCAACGATTAATCAAATTTACCAAGAAAAAGAATAAAACCAAACTTGACATAGCTGGTCAAAATAGTTCAAATTTTAAATTTCAAATTGCCCCTATTTCTAAATTATCCAAGCAGCTAAGCCTAGACTCTAATGGCAATTACATCTTGAATTTAAACGTTTTTGGCTTGTCTTTTAATGCAGACAAAGAGCAGAAATATCAACTCAGGATTGAGGCGCAGCCTTAA